From one Microbacterium sp. 10M-3C3 genomic stretch:
- the dusB gene encoding tRNA dihydrouridine synthase DusB has product MTIAPAPTRALRIGPITLDAPVVLAPMAGITNTAFRRLCREYGAGLYVSEMITTRALVERNATTMRLIRHHESETPRSIQLYGVDPATVEAAVRMIVAEDHADHIDLNFGCPVPKVTRKGGGAALPWKTGLFRDIVTRAVRAAGDIPLTVKMRKGIDADHLTYLEAGRIAEDAGVAAVALHARTASEFYSGTADWDAIARLKNAVASVPVLGNGDIWSAEDAARMMAETGCDGVVVGRGCLGRPWLFGDLARTLGGDSARAADPVDATLGFVARAFRRHAELLVEFFEDEGRGCRDIRKHVAWYFKGYPVGGDLRARLATASTLQEIDGLLGELDLDAPYPGAAAEGQRGRAGTPKRPALPDGWLDSRELGDAASRTLADAELETSGG; this is encoded by the coding sequence GTGACCATCGCCCCCGCCCCGACGCGTGCTCTGCGCATCGGCCCGATCACGCTCGACGCGCCCGTCGTGCTCGCGCCGATGGCCGGCATCACCAACACCGCCTTCCGCCGCCTGTGCCGCGAGTACGGGGCCGGACTCTACGTGAGCGAGATGATCACGACGCGCGCGCTGGTCGAGCGCAACGCCACGACGATGCGCCTCATCCGCCACCACGAATCCGAGACGCCGCGGTCGATTCAGCTCTACGGCGTCGACCCCGCCACCGTCGAGGCGGCCGTCCGCATGATCGTCGCCGAAGACCACGCCGATCACATCGACCTCAACTTCGGATGCCCCGTGCCGAAGGTGACGCGCAAGGGCGGGGGAGCGGCGCTGCCGTGGAAGACGGGTCTCTTCCGCGACATCGTGACCCGCGCGGTGCGGGCCGCCGGCGACATCCCCCTGACGGTGAAGATGCGCAAGGGCATCGACGCCGACCACCTGACGTATCTCGAGGCCGGGCGCATCGCGGAGGACGCGGGCGTCGCGGCCGTCGCCCTCCACGCCCGCACCGCATCGGAGTTCTACTCCGGCACGGCGGATTGGGACGCGATCGCGCGTCTCAAGAACGCGGTCGCCTCGGTGCCGGTGCTCGGCAACGGCGACATCTGGTCGGCGGAGGACGCCGCGCGCATGATGGCCGAGACCGGATGCGACGGCGTCGTCGTGGGGCGCGGCTGCCTCGGCCGGCCGTGGCTGTTCGGCGATCTCGCCCGCACGCTCGGCGGCGACTCCGCACGTGCGGCGGACCCCGTCGACGCGACCCTCGGCTTCGTCGCTCGGGCCTTCCGGCGCCACGCCGAGCTGCTCGTGGAGTTCTTCGAGGATGAGGGGCGCGGGTGCCGCGACATCCGCAAGCACGTCGCGTGGTACTTCAAGGGCTACCCCGTCGGCGGAGACCTGCGGGCGCGCCTGGCGACCGCCTCCACGCTGCAGGAGATCGACGGCCTGCTGGGCGAGCTCGACCTCGACGCGCCGTACCCCGGCGCCGCCGCGGAGGGCCAGCGCGGCCGGGCGGGCACGCCCAAGCGCCCCGCGCTGCCGGACGGCTGGCTCGACTCGCGCGAGCTCGGGGACGCCGCATCCCGCACGCTCGCCGACGCGGAACTGGAGACCAGTGGCGGTTGA
- a CDS encoding NADP-dependent oxidoreductase — translation MARHWVASAPGAPETWSYEEADVPAPRAGEVTIRVHAGGVNPADYKHVAQRRAGQEFPVAIGYEVSGELSAVGPDTSIASGEARAGDEVVAFRVQGGYATELTVPADTVLHKPRALDHPAAANLLLAGTTAAEMIAVTRAVAGETVLLHGASGAVGVSALQQAAVRGIRVIGTVGSDASAQRVRRYGGVPVQYGTGLAERVRAAAEGAAVAAAWDAVGTEEAVAVSLELVAERDRIVTIANTPAAERDGFRWIAGARPESARFRAAARPGLIALADEGRLEVPVARTFPLAQAVAALRFVADGHPGGKVALLP, via the coding sequence ATGGCGCGACACTGGGTGGCATCCGCGCCGGGCGCACCGGAGACGTGGTCGTACGAGGAGGCCGACGTCCCGGCGCCGCGCGCGGGGGAGGTGACGATCCGCGTGCACGCCGGGGGCGTCAATCCCGCCGACTACAAGCACGTCGCCCAGCGCCGGGCCGGGCAGGAGTTCCCGGTCGCGATCGGCTACGAGGTGTCGGGCGAGCTGAGCGCCGTCGGACCCGACACGTCCATCGCATCGGGGGAGGCCCGTGCCGGAGACGAGGTCGTCGCGTTCCGTGTGCAGGGCGGATACGCGACCGAGTTGACGGTGCCGGCCGACACCGTGTTGCACAAGCCGCGCGCCCTCGATCATCCGGCGGCGGCGAACCTCCTCCTCGCCGGGACGACGGCCGCGGAGATGATCGCAGTCACCCGCGCGGTGGCCGGCGAGACGGTGCTGCTCCACGGCGCGTCGGGCGCGGTGGGCGTGAGCGCGCTCCAGCAGGCGGCGGTCCGCGGCATCCGGGTCATCGGCACGGTGGGCTCGGATGCGTCGGCCCAGCGCGTGCGTCGCTACGGCGGTGTGCCCGTCCAGTACGGCACGGGGCTCGCCGAGCGCGTGCGCGCGGCGGCGGAGGGCGCTGCGGTGGCGGCGGCCTGGGACGCCGTCGGCACCGAGGAGGCGGTCGCCGTGTCGCTCGAGCTCGTCGCCGAGCGCGACCGCATCGTGACGATCGCGAACACGCCCGCCGCGGAGCGCGACGGTTTCCGGTGGATCGCGGGTGCCCGTCCGGAGAGCGCGCGCTTCCGCGCGGCCGCCCGGCCCGGCCTCATCGCCCTCGCCGACGAGGGCCGGCTCGAGGTGCCGGTGGCACGCACCTTCCCCCTCGCCCAGGCCGTCGCGGCGCTGCGCTTCGTGGCCGACGGCCACCCCGGCGGCAAGGTCGCGCTCCTGCCGTGA
- the dnaG gene encoding DNA primase, which translates to MAGRIRQADVEEVKARTNIADIVGERVALKSAGVGSLKGLCPFHDERSPSFHVRPQVGYYHCFGCGESGDVYSFLRAMDHLSFTEAVERLAARIGYTLHYEDGGAAPETSGRSRLYAANAAAAEFYRGRLADPDAEAARRFLGERGFDAGAAAHFGVGYAPKGWSALTDHLLAQRFTREELTQAGLVSTGQRGVYDRFRGRVVWPIRDVTGQVIGFGARKLYDDDPGPKYLNTPETPIYRKAQVLYGLDLAKRDMTRGDVRRVVVVEGYTDVMACHLAGVTTAVATCGTAFGAEHMKIVRRIIGDEQSAEVVFTFDPDAAGQKAAVRAFAETRTLNAQSFVAVAPDGLDPCDLRLQRGDAAVANLMRTKVPMFEFVIDQRIKGLDLGTVEGRLAGLAAAAPLLADIRDEPLRRRYEHVLARRLGEDLAEVHREVERVRRRSAAAPAASGADRPAPRGREEPAPPAESELRVTIASLPRTADAALERDALMAFLQYGHRIDAAVLAEAVATPFGHPALEAVRAAVAAVDDRARPGWSVEAVQTVREPFRSLGAELLTAEFPARDELHAVASAEDLARRLLIRRLEREKTELLGAIQRVPPESEEGRGLRIRLRDLDRERQKLLAAE; encoded by the coding sequence ATGGCCGGGCGCATCCGCCAGGCCGACGTCGAAGAGGTCAAGGCCCGCACGAACATCGCCGACATCGTCGGGGAGCGCGTCGCACTGAAGTCCGCCGGCGTCGGCTCGCTGAAGGGACTGTGTCCCTTCCACGACGAGCGCAGCCCGAGCTTCCATGTGCGTCCGCAGGTCGGCTACTACCACTGCTTCGGATGCGGCGAGTCGGGCGACGTCTACTCGTTCCTGCGGGCGATGGACCACCTGTCGTTCACCGAGGCGGTCGAGCGGCTCGCGGCCCGCATCGGCTACACCCTGCACTACGAGGACGGCGGTGCAGCGCCCGAGACGTCGGGGCGCTCGCGGCTGTACGCGGCGAACGCGGCGGCGGCGGAGTTCTACCGCGGGCGCCTGGCCGACCCCGACGCGGAGGCCGCGCGGCGGTTCCTGGGGGAGCGAGGGTTCGACGCGGGAGCCGCGGCGCATTTCGGTGTCGGGTACGCGCCGAAGGGCTGGTCGGCGCTGACCGACCACCTGCTCGCCCAGAGGTTCACGCGGGAGGAGCTCACGCAGGCGGGCCTCGTCTCCACCGGCCAGCGCGGCGTCTACGACCGCTTCCGCGGTCGCGTGGTCTGGCCGATCCGCGACGTGACCGGTCAGGTGATCGGGTTCGGCGCGCGCAAGCTCTACGACGACGATCCCGGGCCGAAGTACCTCAACACGCCCGAGACCCCGATCTACCGCAAGGCCCAGGTGCTGTACGGGCTCGATCTTGCCAAGCGCGACATGACGCGCGGCGATGTGCGGCGTGTCGTGGTCGTCGAGGGGTACACCGACGTCATGGCGTGCCACCTCGCGGGCGTCACGACCGCGGTCGCGACGTGCGGGACGGCGTTCGGCGCCGAGCACATGAAGATCGTCCGCCGGATCATCGGCGACGAGCAGTCCGCCGAGGTCGTGTTCACCTTCGATCCCGATGCCGCGGGGCAGAAGGCGGCCGTGCGCGCGTTCGCCGAGACGCGCACCCTCAACGCGCAGAGCTTCGTGGCCGTCGCGCCCGACGGCCTCGACCCATGCGACCTCCGCCTTCAGCGCGGCGACGCGGCGGTGGCCAACCTCATGCGCACGAAGGTGCCCATGTTCGAGTTCGTCATCGATCAGCGGATCAAGGGCCTCGACCTCGGCACCGTGGAGGGCCGCCTGGCGGGGCTCGCCGCGGCGGCGCCGCTGCTCGCCGACATCCGCGACGAGCCTTTGCGCCGCCGCTACGAGCACGTCCTCGCGCGGCGGCTCGGCGAAGACCTCGCCGAAGTGCACCGCGAGGTGGAGCGGGTACGTCGGCGCTCGGCGGCCGCGCCCGCCGCGAGTGGCGCCGACCGCCCCGCACCCCGCGGTCGGGAAGAGCCGGCACCCCCGGCCGAATCCGAGCTGCGGGTCACGATCGCGTCCCTGCCGCGGACGGCGGATGCGGCCCTGGAACGCGACGCGCTCATGGCGTTCCTCCAGTACGGCCACCGGATCGATGCGGCCGTGCTGGCGGAGGCGGTCGCCACGCCCTTCGGCCACCCGGCCCTCGAGGCCGTGCGCGCCGCGGTGGCGGCCGTCGACGACCGCGCGCGCCCGGGATGGTCGGTGGAGGCCGTCCAGACGGTGCGCGAGCCGTTCCGCTCGCTCGGAGCCGAGCTGCTCACCGCCGAGTTCCCGGCACGGGACGAGCTGCACGCCGTGGCGAGCGCCGAAGACCTGGCGCGACGGCTGCTCATCCGCCGGCTGGAGCGGGAGAAGACCGAGCTCCTGGGAGCGATCCAGCGGGTGCCCCCCGAGTCGGAGGAGGGGCGTGGCCTGCGCATCCGGCTGCGCGATCTCGACCGCGAGCGCCAGAAGCTCCTCGCCGCCGAGTAG
- a CDS encoding isoprenyl transferase codes for MTPKPYTHKDAVPFRPLDWTGEQPPAFPRGSVPAHVAIVMDGNGRWANRQGLTRVEGHRAGEAALLDVVAGAVQAGVKHLSVYAFSTENWARSPDEVRFLMGFNREVLHRRRDQLNEWGVRVRWAGRKPRLWGSVIKELQYAEQLTAGNDVLTLTMCVNYGGRIELVDAMRRMGEDIAAGRLKPAAISEKLVRRHLYQPDMPDVDLFVRSSGEQRTSNFLLWESAYAEFVFLDTLWPDFRRRHLWNAIERYLDRDRRFGGAIDAPEGPDGI; via the coding sequence ATGACCCCGAAGCCCTACACCCACAAGGATGCGGTGCCGTTCCGGCCGTTGGACTGGACGGGGGAGCAGCCGCCCGCGTTCCCTCGCGGCTCGGTGCCCGCGCACGTCGCCATCGTCATGGACGGCAACGGCCGGTGGGCGAACCGGCAGGGCCTGACGCGTGTCGAGGGACACCGTGCCGGCGAGGCCGCCCTGCTCGACGTCGTCGCCGGCGCCGTGCAGGCGGGTGTGAAGCACCTGTCGGTGTACGCGTTCTCAACGGAGAACTGGGCGCGCTCGCCCGACGAGGTGCGCTTCCTCATGGGGTTCAATCGCGAGGTGCTCCATCGCCGGCGCGACCAGCTCAACGAGTGGGGCGTGCGCGTCCGCTGGGCCGGCCGAAAGCCTCGGCTGTGGGGATCGGTCATCAAAGAGCTGCAGTACGCCGAGCAGCTGACGGCCGGCAACGACGTGCTCACCCTCACGATGTGCGTCAATTACGGCGGGCGCATCGAGCTCGTCGACGCCATGAGACGCATGGGGGAGGACATCGCCGCGGGGCGCCTCAAGCCCGCCGCGATCTCGGAGAAGCTCGTCCGCCGGCACCTGTACCAGCCGGACATGCCCGACGTCGACCTCTTCGTGCGCTCAAGCGGCGAGCAGCGCACGTCGAACTTCCTGCTGTGGGAGTCGGCCTACGCCGAATTCGTGTTCCTCGACACGCTGTGGCCGGACTTCCGCCGTCGCCATCTGTGGAACGCGATCGAACGCTACCTCGACCGCGACCGGCGTTTCGGCGGCGCGATCGACGCCCCGGAGGGCCCCGACGGCATCTGA
- the leuA gene encoding 2-isopropylmalate synthase → MENHQKPSGMPTHKYRPYHEQIRVDLPDRTWPSARITTAPRWCAVDLRDGNQALIDPMSPERKRVMFDLLVKMGYKEIEVGFPSASQTDFDFVRQLIEEDLIPEDVTIQVLTQAREHLIARTYESIAGARRAIVHLYNSTSVLQREVVFRTDKQGIIDIALEGARLCRQYEKTVPETQVFYEYSPESYTGTELEFAVDICNQVLEVFEPTPERKVILNLPATVEMATPNVYADSIEWMSRHLNHRENVILSLHPHNDRGTAVAAAELGYMAGADRIEGCLFGNGERTGNVDLVALGVNLLTQGIDPQIDFSDIDQVKRTVEYCNQLPVPERSPWAGDLVFTAFSGSHQDAIKKGFEAMAARAEAAGVSVDEIEWAVPYLPIDPKDLGRSYEAVIRVNSQSGKGGVAYLLKADHALDLPRKLQIEFSGVVQAKTDAEGGEVTSQQIWDIFTDEYLPSAVAEERWGRFELLGTRSASEMTGDVELQVRLRDGDAVADETGHGNGPIAAFLEIVRARGFDIALYDYVEHTMSAAGDAQAAAYVELQVDDVRLWGVGIDGDISTASLKAIVSGVNRAIRIREAQRELASV, encoded by the coding sequence ATGGAGAACCACCAGAAGCCGTCGGGCATGCCGACGCACAAGTACCGTCCGTACCACGAGCAGATCCGGGTGGACCTGCCCGATCGCACGTGGCCGAGCGCCCGCATCACGACCGCGCCTCGCTGGTGCGCCGTCGACCTGCGCGACGGCAACCAGGCGCTCATCGACCCGATGAGCCCCGAGCGCAAGCGGGTCATGTTCGACCTGCTCGTCAAGATGGGCTACAAGGAGATCGAGGTCGGCTTCCCGAGCGCCAGCCAGACCGACTTCGACTTCGTGCGGCAGCTGATCGAGGAAGACCTCATCCCCGAGGACGTCACGATCCAGGTGCTGACGCAGGCGCGCGAGCATCTCATCGCGCGCACGTACGAGTCGATCGCGGGCGCGCGTCGCGCGATCGTGCACCTCTACAACTCGACGAGCGTGCTGCAGCGTGAGGTGGTGTTCCGCACCGACAAGCAGGGGATCATCGACATCGCCCTCGAGGGCGCGCGCCTGTGCCGGCAGTACGAGAAGACGGTCCCCGAGACGCAGGTCTTCTACGAGTACTCGCCCGAGAGCTACACCGGCACCGAGCTGGAGTTCGCCGTCGACATCTGCAACCAGGTGCTCGAGGTGTTCGAGCCGACGCCGGAGCGGAAGGTCATCCTCAACCTCCCCGCGACGGTCGAGATGGCGACGCCCAACGTCTACGCCGACTCGATCGAGTGGATGTCGCGGCACCTGAACCACCGCGAGAACGTCATCCTGTCGCTGCATCCGCACAACGACCGCGGCACGGCGGTCGCCGCCGCGGAGCTCGGCTACATGGCCGGCGCCGACCGCATCGAAGGGTGCCTCTTCGGCAACGGCGAGCGGACGGGCAACGTCGACCTGGTCGCGCTGGGCGTGAACCTCCTCACGCAGGGCATCGATCCGCAGATCGACTTCAGCGACATCGACCAGGTCAAGCGCACCGTCGAGTACTGCAACCAGCTTCCCGTCCCCGAGCGCAGCCCGTGGGCCGGCGATCTGGTCTTCACCGCGTTCAGCGGGTCGCACCAGGACGCGATCAAGAAGGGCTTCGAGGCGATGGCCGCGCGCGCCGAGGCCGCCGGCGTCTCGGTCGACGAGATCGAGTGGGCCGTACCGTACCTGCCGATCGACCCGAAGGACCTGGGCCGCTCGTACGAGGCGGTCATCCGCGTCAACTCGCAGTCGGGAAAGGGCGGTGTCGCCTATCTCCTGAAGGCCGACCACGCGCTCGATCTGCCGCGCAAGCTCCAGATCGAGTTCTCCGGTGTCGTGCAGGCCAAGACCGACGCCGAGGGCGGCGAGGTGACGAGCCAGCAGATCTGGGACATCTTCACCGACGAGTACCTGCCCTCCGCCGTGGCGGAGGAGCGCTGGGGTCGTTTCGAGCTGCTGGGCACGCGCTCGGCGAGCGAGATGACCGGCGACGTCGAGCTGCAGGTGCGCCTGCGCGACGGCGACGCCGTGGCCGACGAGACCGGCCACGGCAACGGGCCGATCGCCGCGTTCCTCGAGATCGTCCGCGCGCGCGGGTTCGACATCGCGCTCTACGACTACGTCGAGCACACCATGAGCGCCGCCGGCGACGCGCAGGCCGCCGCCTACGTCGAGCTGCAGGTCGACGACGTGCGCCTGTGGGGCGTCGGCATCGACGGCGACATCTCCACGGCGAGCCTCAAGGCGATCGTCTCGGGCGTGAACCGCGCGATCCGCATCCGCGAGGCCCAGCGAGAGCTCGCCTCCGTCTGA
- a CDS encoding DsbA family oxidoreductase has product MSEPIKIDVWSDIACPWCYIGKRNLENGLAQVADDPHVPRVEVEYHSFELSPDTPVDFEGGEADYLSTHKGISREQAQQMLDRVAGVAAEAGLQYRFDTLQHTNTVKAHELLHFAKAHGRQLELAERLMSAYFTEGRHVGRDDELVALAEEVGLDGAEARRALEEHTYLADVRADQQQAAAYGINGVPFFVIDGKYGVSGAQPADAFAQIARQVWSERTAQPAG; this is encoded by the coding sequence GTGAGCGAACCCATCAAGATCGACGTGTGGAGCGACATCGCCTGCCCGTGGTGCTACATCGGCAAGCGGAACCTCGAGAACGGGCTGGCGCAGGTCGCGGATGACCCCCACGTGCCGCGCGTGGAGGTGGAGTACCACTCGTTCGAGCTTTCGCCCGACACTCCCGTCGACTTCGAGGGCGGCGAGGCGGACTACCTCTCGACGCACAAGGGCATCTCGCGCGAGCAGGCGCAGCAGATGCTCGACCGCGTCGCCGGCGTGGCCGCGGAGGCGGGCCTGCAGTACCGGTTCGACACGCTGCAGCACACCAACACGGTCAAGGCGCACGAGCTGCTGCACTTCGCGAAGGCCCACGGGCGTCAGCTCGAACTGGCGGAGCGGCTGATGTCGGCATACTTCACCGAGGGCCGTCACGTCGGACGCGACGACGAGCTCGTCGCGCTCGCGGAGGAGGTCGGGCTCGACGGTGCCGAGGCACGACGTGCGCTCGAGGAGCACACCTATCTCGCCGACGTCCGGGCGGATCAGCAGCAGGCCGCCGCGTACGGCATCAACGGCGTGCCGTTCTTCGTCATCGACGGCAAGTACGGCGTGAGCGGCGCCCAGCCCGCCGACGCGTTCGCGCAGATCGCACGGCAGGTGTGGTCGGAGCGGACGGCTCAGCCGGCCGGCTGA
- the recO gene encoding DNA repair protein RecO, producing the protein MPTYRDEVVVLRTHKLGEADRIVTMLGRRHGKIRAVAKGVRRTSSKFGARLEPFMVADVQLHQGRSLDIVQQAESLGAYGADIAAHYDRYTSAHAMVETADRLNEAEATAQQYLLLVGGLRALARGEHAARSVLDSYLLRAMALSGWAPGLEECARCGRPGDHESFVAQLGGLVCLDCAPVGAARIASPTASLLRALLRGDWDAVDHAAAESSAAASGLIAAYAQWHLERGIRSLAHVEGPG; encoded by the coding sequence GTGCCCACCTACCGCGACGAGGTCGTGGTCCTGCGTACCCACAAGCTCGGGGAGGCGGACCGCATCGTGACGATGCTCGGCCGTCGCCACGGCAAGATCCGCGCGGTCGCGAAGGGCGTCCGGCGGACCTCGTCGAAGTTCGGCGCCCGCCTCGAGCCCTTCATGGTCGCCGATGTGCAGCTGCATCAGGGCCGCTCGCTCGACATCGTGCAGCAGGCCGAGTCGCTCGGCGCGTACGGCGCCGACATCGCCGCCCACTACGACCGCTACACCTCCGCGCACGCGATGGTCGAGACGGCGGACCGCCTCAACGAGGCCGAGGCCACGGCGCAGCAGTATCTGCTCCTGGTGGGCGGGCTGCGCGCGCTCGCGCGCGGCGAGCACGCCGCGCGGAGCGTCCTGGACTCCTACCTGCTGCGCGCGATGGCGCTGTCGGGCTGGGCGCCGGGGCTCGAGGAGTGCGCGCGCTGCGGCCGCCCCGGCGACCACGAGTCCTTCGTGGCGCAGCTCGGCGGTCTCGTGTGCCTCGACTGCGCCCCCGTCGGCGCCGCGCGCATCGCGTCTCCCACCGCCTCGCTCCTGCGCGCGCTGCTGCGCGGCGACTGGGATGCCGTCGATCACGCCGCCGCCGAGAGCTCGGCCGCCGCATCCGGTCTCATCGCCGCGTACGCGCAGTGGCACCTCGAACGCGGGATCCGCTCGCTCGCCCACGTGGAAGGTCCTGGATGA
- a CDS encoding TRIC cation channel family protein — translation MNEPAFVIPLWADLVAVGLGGVQGALFASGFRGQRRLDFLGVAIIGIVIGMGGGLIRDLLLGVVPATLQHNGYLLTATGAAIVGMLLAGIFERLTAVIVGLDAIVIGLFGAFGTSKALALGLPLVPAVFVGVFAAVGGSVLRDVLMGLPVAIMHVGSLYAVAAGVGCLVLAVADAFGAPLVAAAIAGVVVTAVIRILAVIFDLSLPEQRMLYRRKVAVETSAITIVRPPEDAA, via the coding sequence GTGAACGAGCCGGCCTTCGTCATCCCGCTGTGGGCGGATCTCGTCGCCGTCGGGCTCGGCGGGGTGCAGGGGGCGCTGTTCGCCTCGGGCTTCCGCGGGCAGCGGCGACTCGACTTCCTCGGTGTGGCGATCATCGGCATCGTGATCGGCATGGGAGGCGGGCTCATCCGCGACCTGCTGCTGGGTGTCGTGCCCGCGACGCTGCAGCACAACGGCTACCTCCTGACCGCGACGGGCGCGGCCATCGTCGGCATGCTGCTCGCCGGGATCTTCGAGCGGCTGACCGCGGTCATCGTGGGCCTCGACGCGATCGTGATCGGCCTGTTCGGCGCGTTCGGAACCAGCAAGGCGCTCGCGCTGGGCCTGCCGCTCGTGCCGGCCGTGTTCGTGGGGGTCTTCGCGGCGGTCGGCGGCAGCGTCCTGCGCGACGTCCTCATGGGGCTGCCGGTCGCCATCATGCACGTCGGGTCGCTCTACGCGGTCGCCGCGGGGGTGGGATGCCTCGTGCTCGCCGTCGCCGACGCGTTCGGCGCGCCGCTCGTGGCCGCCGCGATCGCGGGCGTCGTCGTCACCGCCGTCATCCGCATCCTGGCGGTGATCTTCGACCTCTCGCTGCCCGAGCAGCGCATGCTGTACCGCCGGAAGGTCGCCGTAGAGACCTCGGCCATCACGATCGTGCGTCCGCCGGAGGACGCGGCCTGA
- a CDS encoding deoxyguanosinetriphosphate triphosphohydrolase, producing MAVETSAGASRPVGYADADAERFLHEQHRSQRDDFARDRARVLHSAALRRLAAKTQVLSPASPADFARNRLTHSLEVAQVGRELATALQLSPDVVDTACLSHDLGHPPFGHNGERALNDWAEDIGGFEGNAQTLRILSRLEPKVVEPDGTSYGLNLTRASLDAACKYPWTAEHPVPDPGGRLKFGVYPEDEPVFRWLRDGAPGRVRCIEAEVMDLSDDIAYSVHDFEDAIVNRYLDPARLAAPGEHEALLSAIQTWVGYDFARDELADALYRLMRMPEWIREFDGTRPALARLKNLTSDLIGRFARAATTATREAYPVETLTRYRAHVVVPRVIEAEMAVLKGIIGATVVSIDVRRPLYKEQRRVLKRLATVLWESPESLDPLHAADFAGAADDTARKRVIVDQVASLTDQLALAWHSRLVGEVDSASLGIWAPGLSRSGPH from the coding sequence GTGGCGGTTGAGACGAGCGCGGGGGCGTCGCGCCCGGTCGGCTACGCGGACGCCGACGCCGAGCGCTTCCTGCACGAGCAGCACCGATCGCAGCGCGACGATTTCGCGCGCGATCGTGCGCGCGTGCTGCACTCCGCGGCGCTGCGGCGCCTCGCTGCCAAGACGCAGGTGCTGAGCCCAGCCAGCCCCGCCGATTTCGCGCGGAACCGGCTGACGCATTCGCTCGAGGTCGCCCAGGTCGGCCGTGAGCTGGCCACCGCGCTACAGCTCTCTCCTGACGTCGTCGACACGGCGTGCCTGAGCCACGACCTCGGACACCCGCCCTTCGGCCACAACGGCGAGCGCGCGCTCAACGACTGGGCCGAGGACATCGGCGGCTTCGAGGGCAATGCGCAGACCCTGCGGATCCTCAGCCGCCTCGAGCCCAAGGTCGTCGAGCCCGACGGCACGAGCTACGGCCTCAACCTCACGCGCGCGAGCCTCGACGCTGCGTGCAAGTATCCGTGGACGGCCGAGCACCCGGTGCCCGACCCGGGCGGTCGCTTGAAGTTCGGCGTGTACCCCGAGGACGAACCGGTGTTCCGCTGGCTGCGCGACGGGGCGCCCGGGCGCGTGCGCTGCATCGAGGCCGAGGTCATGGACCTTTCCGACGACATCGCGTACTCCGTGCACGACTTCGAGGACGCGATCGTGAACCGCTACCTCGACCCCGCACGCCTGGCGGCCCCCGGCGAGCACGAGGCGCTGCTGTCGGCGATCCAGACGTGGGTCGGCTACGACTTCGCCCGCGACGAGCTGGCGGACGCCCTGTACCGTCTCATGCGCATGCCGGAATGGATCCGGGAGTTCGACGGCACCCGCCCCGCGCTCGCGCGGCTGAAGAACCTCACGAGCGACCTCATCGGCCGCTTCGCGCGCGCGGCGACGACGGCCACGCGCGAGGCGTACCCGGTCGAGACGCTCACGCGATACCGCGCGCACGTCGTCGTGCCGCGGGTCATCGAGGCCGAGATGGCGGTGCTCAAAGGCATCATCGGCGCCACGGTGGTCTCCATCGACGTGCGCCGCCCGCTCTACAAGGAGCAGCGCCGCGTGCTCAAGCGCCTCGCCACGGTCCTGTGGGAGTCGCCCGAGAGCCTCGACCCGCTCCACGCGGCCGACTTCGCCGGCGCAGCCGACGACACGGCGCGCAAGCGCGTCATCGTCGACCAGGTCGCGAGTCTCACCGACCAGCTGGCGCTCGCATGGCACAGCCGTCTCGTGGGCGAGGTCGACTCGGCCTCGCTCGGCATCTGGGCGCCGGGCCTCTCCCGGAGCGGTCCGCACTGA
- a CDS encoding glutathione peroxidase — MAEESTDLRSIPFETADGSTATLADYGSDVLLIVNVASRCGLAPQYEQLEELQRTYGDRGLQVVGFPCNQFMGQEPGSMEEILEYCSTTWGVTFPVNAKVRVNGSHAAPLYKALKRAKDAEGKRGPILWNFEKFVLTPEGTVHRFRPPVKPDDPAIVRVIEDALPR; from the coding sequence ATGGCCGAGGAATCCACAGATCTGCGCAGCATCCCGTTCGAGACGGCGGACGGATCGACCGCGACGCTCGCCGACTACGGCAGCGACGTCCTGCTGATCGTCAACGTCGCCTCGCGGTGCGGCCTCGCGCCGCAGTACGAGCAGCTCGAGGAGCTGCAGCGCACGTACGGCGACCGCGGCCTGCAGGTGGTCGGCTTCCCGTGCAACCAGTTCATGGGTCAGGAGCCGGGCTCGATGGAGGAGATCCTCGAGTACTGCTCGACGACGTGGGGGGTCACGTTCCCGGTGAACGCGAAGGTGCGCGTCAACGGCTCCCACGCGGCGCCCCTGTACAAGGCGCTCAAGCGCGCGAAGGACGCCGAGGGCAAGCGGGGCCCGATCCTGTGGAACTTCGAGAAGTTCGTCCTCACGCCCGAGGGCACCGTCCACCGCTTCCGGCCGCCGGTGAAGCCGGACGACCCCGCCATCGTGCGGGTGATCGAGGACGCACTGCCCCGCTGA